A section of the Plasmodium knowlesi strain H genome assembly, chromosome: 3 genome encodes:
- a CDS encoding exported serine/threonine protein kinase, putative — MPSDSKKDKGEKRKFSGILNTLWRVPCSIFFKSLSPFHTSYTVAIALICKITCLLHKSLCKKKIQVQVTLFCGAKMEGDVNDEGGEHTVKGKNIGRGKDRINGCSKGGSRRGSRSGSKSSSKRGSKSGSKQESINSSISNSKNSSAKNSKISKNSSTNSSKTISISNSKTSSANSSAKSSCSKMDVKSSTGARTPNYNGGDPSDPRNELHMHNANQENCVKTQKDNIKFTQVNNSHTNYDNRAVRHNYDAITPNEINANNANMCLSNNSAMNYHHQIRDGNNNLMKPNNGNYLDSNTLNSNHVYNMNKVYIDGNPFAIKTSTTDNNLLNMSSAYFNNAMKCSDYHNTNNCIYHTGMLNTSTSENQKIYSNNSSPHKNDYLKYNLYSVNSIHNNLNFSNISNSNNVNYNVFNSNVTTPASDAMNYNPINSLYNVKYTSNMLDSTPVKNINLFKVKDPNFSHSNKVFLQDSDLSNNSYRKLKNENLSPNYSTPVYNVVSVEDSSKYTSNDRSKFPNKKLLKTNTSNSSDSSVAKENENAPVSSEPGIAGNDRAKLQTGGIQNCEEVVSGESAEKTHPPERAKRGHKHERGGARKNDADMEEEKQRDKRKKNAHVIRDHSNTQNKKHKNGGNSSNADVTCGKQKGKPSDQDKESYGREDKSREKSNTNERKKNSKEENFVITTRTNQRSRRSVTNENKQLTDEQQNSNCKKDTHRSSYKKGARKVPSKGSSKNQIVSKKQIVVHKRNSQVLTNIMNFHGSDADIKKRDAISHKKKYNTENTKGDEFPGMVKTNTIKDRLRSRSAKEQAEKNKALQDSTNGKNLSKYDFLINQNAVFNKVSKENKKEEKKRGTSPKNCEEKCTDSKQVQNNNMAEKKRKLKDINQGKCNSKGEPVEEVVSQNEKKKKKLKTLKTNEDPKDQNNADDLSSEVNTNGNNHEDKRNEKTRQDQTHASDANAEGNKNCDKAEKGDVIKEENLPAKKQNDKINEAGALKVESRKKDDKETEQAKTSEKVKKTQQAQQVQNGQNLLAMQTTLLHKMKEKNNAEGTDTKEPSEVTVETEEVVTGESNLDKADKKEASLKGKNSQKQTKNPLEEKKPIKEAGRETCSNEGGNAEKAFTQMKLPQREISEEKGLKKEVDKPGNHERCEKKRASQMKKTIESKCEAVVNGKEAVAKEDVAILPRTQKDAAVDALDGYKKKETVVIKDEPKGRKRLSKKNGPMGEGKKGRIGNTTELKPKVCDAQPAKDDSAEKLRMSNSVHEDEKEKLKDEKINTSNQNEKVIDKDNYKITDSVIYPNDPKIARVNRKKKKSVKDMEQDIQSETKEKSDSVDGEEKKIWSNLGYVNYVDNFVGKGSYGNVRKALYNIEKNTKDLKFYIDKINSPEFAHLLKECSRMNNMEHADEKDATELNHEMPYSSNTRSLKRRRPNSLSLNNGSLAVSNAREVNKDIQNDTSNCQMNKGKEPRNLQEPILEEHERKKLCPCCDRKGNVHLAIKEIDVNRKGNDFQFVREQELMCHFNSNVIKPIGTKNGNLKERRNYEILMHCANGDLRRLLQNLLLHRKKEFEKRKKINKILKLIHIIFGQKYKCYKNENKGEYTCIGLCYQKLKNLKMKLNNTIVEVELPALDLIYESIKVYNCGLTELECKFLFFQIANGISFLQTCYQSNIIRLTDIKLQNILVYTNARNIYNPFKWHLCISDFGCSAMEYATYHLENMRGHTQKYKSAVSQWKHQLINQLSSFFQGTVYTMAPEGLCYDHKGNFRNSKYNSLMHFYQQNFGNIDVRFEQLQESVHGALGNAKADKVLNINSSINFDFNDEVKTQDKEKAPQENPDGDNKVEGEMEKENNTPSEKDVSQKKELTSERDNTEQVGNQKNKVQIQGKAKGQREVQVKEQGQGKAVGKGQGEAQGKNTQNESNKKMNNTSTEYFPFDVRCDSWALGIILADLAKCGIGSYDYMASEKFSESYMNSMANDKNVDLNRIIMDNLNFSKGEEVFYLQSIMHYYDIASMEWDDLCLENEELKMRERRRDQGDEPKWGSTTEETGANAMSNAVNNAVSNAMSNAVNNAVSNAMNNAMNNAMNNAMNNAMNNAVNNAVGSLENHPSDNSIERDIHQCSDKPRGKRRRDNRCSPSRSNSAKNDSKGAKEMEIKFEDNLNDFSKTSKRNPALKKNDAQSDEEKNHIEENNCENRNKKKKDDDSNYENLDLFTNHYKEFILKYKDVLKEDKLPYMKYEFVKYYKSNKHLITEKNIEKKILFLFLIINNNLTYSYYHEYQSFVRNELAIKNIGSGIFKFRNQKEKEKYLLDFKANLQKEHMNGNKEYWHSRLTNKYLAYILKEVCHKNFCDRKKNIKRCFSKFEYPLNYSDDYWNLLTELLNYVPYERLLSCEVIGHDFFSDPNEKIKDIVATVDNESLDLFAQKEFMHIISKNYVQEEKEKKYVFKPFLRKTEGKTATDASGSKVGHNFLQLRAKSVERRVNTGREKERGLSKVNLDMENEKNANQQKKFMMSMHSTINEHMKKGCDFCDNIKDCLNYRNILKRIDNVQPPLLMVKGRDQRGVSRTRGISPPARSEQFWRHRIICNNVYYFLNEAPIFSQLTKLDIFMKAHLPFEHLCLPMCDEKTNKDKLQVNFFFKPMYFYSFPYKIIHAWYTGPLHIYLKHPDIPDYINSICLRESYTLRRKEIIFWDCENIVMQSALKLKQLLNCSDDFLCTPYVSHIIGKHLLIRKQFLLKNVDKKEKENS, encoded by the coding sequence ATGCCTAGCGATAGtaaaaaagataaaggagagaagagaaaattctCTGGCATTTTAAATACACTATGGAGGGTTCCATGTTCcatcttttttaaatccctttctccttttcacaCATCATACACTGTGGCCATTGCGCTCATTTGTAAGATTACGTGCCTTTTGCATAAATCACTCTGCAAGAAAAAGATACAAGTTCAGGTAACGCTTTTCTGTGGAgcgaaaatggaaggagacGTGAATGATGAAGGTGGGGAGCACACTGTAAAAGGTAAGAATATTGGCCGCGGTAAAGACAGAATTAATGGCTGCAGTAAAGGTGGAAGTAGAAGAGGAAGTAGAAGCGGAAGTAAAAGCAGCAGCaaaagaggaagtaaaagcGGTAGTAAACAGGAAAGTATCAACAGCAGTATCAGTAATAGTAAAAATAGCAGTGccaaaaatagtaaaatcaGTAAGAACAGTAGTACCAACAGTAGTAAAACAATCAGCATAAGTAATAGTAAAACTAGTAGTGCCAATAGCAGTGCCAAAAGCAGTTGCAGCAAAATGGACGTGAAGTCTTCCACTGGTGCGCGCACCCCAAATTACAACGGAGGAGACCCTTCCGATCCAAGAAACGAACTGCACATGCACAATGCGAATCAGGAAAATTGCGTAAAAACACAAAAAGATAATATAAAATTCACACAGGTAAATAATTCCCATACGAATTACGATAACCGAGCAGTTAGACATAACTACGACGCAATTACACCTAATGAAATAAATGCAAACAACGCAAATATGTGTTTATCAAACAATAGCGCTATGAATTATCACCACCAAATTCGCGATGGTAATAACAATTTAATGAAACCAAATAATGGGAATTACTTAGATTCTAATACACTAAATTCTAACCATGTCTACAACATGAATAAAGTGTACATTGACGGAAATCCATTCGCCATTAAGACAAGCACAACAGACAATAATTTACTAAACATGAGTTCTGCTTATTTCAACAATGCAATGAAATGTTCCGATTACCACAATACTAACAACTGCATATATCATACTGGCATGCTAAACACGAGCACATCAGAAaatcaaaaaatttattccaaCAACTCAAGTCCGCATAAAAATGATTACTTGAAATATAACCTGTATTCTGTCAATTCTATACATAATAATCTGAATTTTTCTAACATATCCAATTCTAATAACGTGAACTACAACGTATTCAATAGCAACGTCACCACCCCAGCATCAGATGCAATGAACTATAACCCCATAAACAGCTTATACAATGTAAAATATACATCTAACATGCTCGATTCTACACcggtaaaaaatataaacttgTTCAAGGTGAAAGATCCCAATTTTAGCCACTCCAACAAGGTATTCCTGCAGGATTCTGATTTGTCTAACAATTCCtatagaaaattaaaaaatgaaaatttgtcCCCAAACTATTCCACCCCCGTGTATAATGTAGTCTCAGTAGAGGATTCTTCTAAATACACTTCCAATGATCGTAGCAAATTCCCAAATAAAAAGCTTCTAAAAACTAATACTTCAAATAGCAGTGATTCCAGCGTAGCGAAGGAAAACGAGAATGCGCCAGTTTCATCAGAACCTGGTATCGCAGGCAACGATAGAGCGAAATTGCAAACTGGGGGAATTCAGAATTGTGAAGAAGTCGTGTCAGGGGAAAGTGCGGAAAAAACTCATCCACCGGAAAGAGCAAAGCGTGGTCACAAACACGAACGAGGAGGAGCACGCAAAAACGACGCAGAcatggaggaagagaaacagcgggacaaaagaaagaaaaacgcaCACGTAATAAGAGACCATTCAAATactcaaaataaaaaacataaaaacgGAGGAAATTCATCAAACGCAGATGTCACAtgtggaaaacaaaaaggaaagccTTCTGATCAAGACAAAGAAAGCTACGGCAGGGAGGATAAATCAAGAGAAAAATCCAACACAaatgaacggaaaaaaaattcaaaggaggaaaacttTGTAATAACCACAAGAACAAATCAAAGGAGTAGAAGAAGTGtaacaaatgaaaataagCAATTGACGGATGAACAGCAAAATTCCAATTGTAAAAAGGATACACACAGAAGCAGTTACAAAAAGGGCGCAAGAAAAGTCCCCTCAAAAGGAAGCAGTAAAAATCAAATAGTTAGTAAAAAGCAAATAGTTGTTCATAAAAGAAATAGCCAAGTTTTGACAAATATAATGAATTTCCATGGCTCGGATgcagatataaaaaaaagagatgcCATCTctcataaaaagaaatataacaCAGAAAACACAAAAGGTGACGAATTCCCCGGCATGGTTAAAACCAATACGATAAAAGATAGGTTGAGATCACGCTCAGCAAAAGAAcaggcagaaaaaaataaagcctTACAAGATAgtacaaatgggaaaaatttgTCGAAATATGATTTCCTTATAAATCAAAATGCCGTTTTTAATAAGGTTtccaaagaaaataaaaaagaagaaaaaaaaagaggaacttCCCCgaaaaattgtgaagaaaaatgcacCGATTCGAAACAAGTGCAAAACAATAATatggcggaaaaaaaaagaaagctaAAAGACATCAACCAAGGGAAATGTAACTCAAAAGGTGAGCCCGTCGAGGAAGTGGTcagccaaaatgaaaaaaaaaagaaaaaattgaaaacatTGAAAACGAATGAGGATCCAAAGGATCAAAATAATGCCGATGATTTAAGCAGTGAAGTTAACACGAATGGCAATAACCATGAAGACAAACGAAACGAAAAAACTCGTCAAGACCAAACGCATGCCTCCGATGCCAACGcggagggaaataaaaattgtgataaagcagaaaaaggggatgtTATCAAAGAGGAGAATCTCCCTGCAAAGAagcaaaatgataaaataaatgaagcaGGTGCGTTAAAGGTGGAAAGTCGCAAAAAGGATGATAAGGAAACGGAACAAGCAAAAACAagtgaaaaagtgaaaaagacCCAACAGGCTCAACAGGtccaaaatggacaaaacCTTCTAGCAATGCAAACTACATTACTccataaaatgaaagaaaaaaacaatgcaGAGGGAACGGACACAAAGGAACCAAGCGAAGTAACGGTCGAAACGGAGGAGGTTGTAACGGGAGAAAGTAATCTGGACAAAGCCGATAAAAAAGAGGCGTCcttgaaagggaaaaattcacaaaaacAGACAAAAAATcctttggaggaaaaaaaacctaTTAAAGAGGCCGGTAGAGAAACATGCAGTAATGAAGGTGGTAATGCGGAAAAGGCTTTTACTCAAATGAAACTTCCGCAGAGAGAAATCTCCGAAGAGAAAGGacttaaaaaagaagtggATAAACCAGGTAATCATGAAAGAtgcgaaaagaaaagagcatcccaaatgaagaaaacgaTCGAAAGTAAATGCGAAGCAGTTGTAAACGGGAAAGAAGCGGTCGCCAAAGAAGATGTAGCAATACTACCCAGAACACAGAAAGACGCCGCCGTCGACGCACTAGAcgggtataaaaaaaaggaaaccgtTGTAATAAAAGATGAACCAAAAGGTCGCAAGCggttaagcaaaaaaaacggtcccatgggggaggggaagaaagGGAGAATAGGAAACACCACGGAACTTAAACCAAAGGTATGTGATGCACAGCCCGCAAAGGACGACTCTGCGGAAAAATTAAGGATGTCTAATAGTGTTCAtgaggatgaaaaagaaaaacttaaggatgaaaaaataaatacaagcaatcaaaatgaaaaggtaaTTGATAAGGACAATTATAAAATTACGGACTCAGTGATTTATCCCAATGATCCCAAAATTGCTCGGGTaaatcgtaaaaaaaaaaaaagtgtgaaaGACATGGAGCAAGATATACAGTCAGAGACAAAAGAGAAGAGCGATTCGGTAGatggagaggaaaagaagatttgGTCAAACTTAGGCTACGTCAACTACGTAGATAACTTTGTTGGAAAGGGTTCCTACGGAAACGTGAGGAAGGCTTTATACAACATCGAGAAGAACACAAAGGacttaaaattttatattgACAAGATAAACAGTCCAGAATTTGCACACCTGTTAAAGGAATGTAGCAGAATGAATAACATGGAACACGCTGACGAAAAAGACGCAACGGAACTAAACCACGAGATGCCCTACAGTAGTAACACCCGCAgtttgaaaaggagaagaccCAATTCGCTTTCCTTAAATAATGGAAGTCTCGCAGTTAGTAACGCAAGGGAAGTCAACAAGGATATCCAAAATGATACCTCAAATTgtcaaatgaacaaaggaaaagaaccCCGGAATTTGCAAGAGCCTATTTTAGAAgaacatgaaagaaaaaaactatgcCCTTGCTGTGACCGCAAAGGAAACGTCCATCTAGCCATAAAAGAAATAGACGTTaatcgaaaaggaaatgactTTCAATTCGTCAGAGAACAAGAACTAATGTGCCACTTCAACAGCAACGTAATTAAACCTATaggcacaaaaaatggaaacttaAAGGAAAGACGGAATTATGAAATATTAATGCACTGCGCTAATGGGGACTTGAGAAGATTACttcaaaatttattattacacagaaaaaaagaatttgaaaaaagaaaaaaaattaacaaaatccTGAAACTGATACATATAATTTTTGGccaaaaatacaaatgctacaaaaatgaaaataaaggggAATATACTTGTATAGGTCTATGTtatcaaaaattaaaaaatctaaaaatgaagttaaaTAACACCATAGTAGAGGTAGAATTACCTGCACTGGACTTGATATATGAAAGTATAAAGGTATACAATTGTGGACTAACCGAATTGGAGTGTaaattcctcttcttccaaaTAGCAAACGGAATTAGTTTCCTTCAAACATGTTACCAATCTAACATAATACGCTTAACGGATATTAAGTTGCAAAACATTTTGGTGTATACAAATGCtcgaaatatatataatcctTTCAAGTGGCATTTGTGCATTTCCGATTTTGGCTGTTCCGCAATGGAATATGCAACTTACCACCTTGAAAATATGAGAGGACACACACAAAAGTACAAAAGTGCCGTAAGCCAGTGGAAACATCAGTTAATCAATCAgctctcctccttcttccaaGGGACAGTTTACACCATGGCACCTGAAGGGTTATGCTACGATCATAAGGGAAATTTTAGAAATTCAAAATATAACTCCTTGATGCATTTTTATCaacaaaattttggaaaCATAGATGTCAGATTTGAACAGCTCCAAGAATCCGTACATGGGGCGTTGGGCAATGCTAAGGCAGATAAAGTACTTAATATAAATTCGAGTATAAACTTTGATTTCAATGATGAGGTGAAAACGCAAGACAAGGAAAAAGCACCTCAAGAAAATCCTGATGGCGATAACAAGGTTGAGggtgaaatggaaaaagaaaataatacacCCAGTGAGAAAGATGTTTCACAAAAGAAAGAGCTAACCTCGGAAAGAGACAACACGGAACAGGTAGGTAACCAAAAGAACAAAGTGCAAATTCAAGGGAAAGCTAAAGGACAGAGGGAAGTGCAAGTTAAAGAACAAGGACAAGGAAAAGCTGTAGGAAAAGGTCAAGGAGAAGCACAAGGGAAAAACACTCAAAACGAAAGCAACAAAAAGATGAATAACACCTCAACGGAATATTTCCCCTTCGATGTAAGATGCGACAGCTGGGCCCTAGGTATCATCCTAGCCGATTTAGCGAAATGCGGAATAGGCTCTTATGATTATATGGCATCAGAAAAGTTCAGCGAAAGTTACATGAACTCTATGGCGAACGATAAAAATGTGGACCTCAATAGAATAATAATGGACAACTTGAATTTCTCAAAGGGTGAAGAAGTTTTTTATCTGCAGTCTATAATGCACTACTACGACATAGCCAGCATGGAGTGGGACGATTTATGTTTAGAGAATGAGGAGCTAAAAATGCGTGAACGAAGAAGGGACCAAGGGGATGAACCCAAGTGGGGGAGCACTACAGAGGAGACGGGTGCCAACGCAATGAGCAATGCAGTGAACAATGCAGTGAGCAACGCAATGAGCAATGCAGTGAACAATGCAGTGAGCAACGCAATGAACAACGCAATGAACAACGCAATGAACAACGCAATGAACAACGCAATGAACAACGCAGTGAACAACGCAGTGGGTAGTTTGGAAAACCACCCTAGCGACAACTCCATCGAGAGAGACATACACCAGTGTTCAGACAagccaaggggaaaaagacgCAGAGACAATAGGTGCTCACCAAGCAGAAGCAACAGTGCCAAGAATGATTCCAAAGGCGCCAAAGagatggaaataaaatttgagGATAATTTAAATGATTTTTCAAAGACAAGTAAAAGAAACCCtgctttgaaaaaaaatgacgcgcagagtgatgaagaaaagaatcaCATTGAAGAGAACAATTGTGAAaacaggaataaaaagaaaaaagatgatGATAGCAATTATGAAAACCTAGACTTGTTTACAAACCACTACAAGGAATTCATCTTGAAATACAAAGATGTCTTAAAAGAAGATAAACTTCCATATATGAAATATGAGTTTGTGAAATATTATAAGTCTAATAAACATTTGATAACTGAAAAGAatatagagaagaaaattttattcctctttCTAATAATTAATAACAACCTAACGTACAGTTACTACCACGAGTATCAGTCCTTCGTTAGAAACGAGCTAGCCATTAAGAACATTGGGTCAGGCATCTTCAAATTTAGGAaccaaaaagaaaaggaaaaatatctcCTAGACTTTAAGGCCAACTTGCAAAAGGAACACATGAATGGAAATAAGGAGTACTGGCATAGTCGACTGACCAATAAATATTTGGCctatattttaaaagaagTATGCCATAAAAATTTCtgtgatagaaaaaaaaatataaaaagatgTTTCAGCAAATTTGAGTACCCCCTAAATTATAGTGATGACTACTGGAACTTATTGACTGAGCTTTTGAATTATGTTCCTTATGAAAGATTACTATCCTGTGAAGTTATTGGACACGATTTTTTCTCAGatccaaatgaaaaaattaaagacaTCGTAGCTACTGTAGACAATGAGTCTCTAGATTTGTTTGCCCAAAAGGAATTCATGCATATCATATCGAAGAATTATGTTcaagaggagaaggaaaaaaaatatgtcttCAAGCCTTTTCTACGGAAAACTGAAGGGAAAACTGCAACAGACGCAAGCGGATCCAAGGTGGgacataattttcttcagttGCGTGCAAAGTCTGTAGAAAGACGAGTCAAtacaggaagagaaaaagaaaggggctTGTCAAAAGTGAATTTGGacatggaaaatgaaaagaatgcCAATCAGCAAAAGAAATTTATGATGTCCATGCACAGCACCATCAATGAgcacatgaaaaaagggTGCGATTTTTGCGACAACATAAAGGACTGTCTGAATTACAGAAACATTTTAAAGAGGATCGACAATGTGcaacccccccttttaatgGTTAAGGGAAGAGACCAAAGAGGTGTGAGCAGAACGCGGGGAATAAGTCCACCTGCAAGAAGTGAACAATTTTGGCGCCACCGAATCATCTGCAACAATGTGTATTATTTCCTAAACGAAGCGCCCATTTTTTCGCAGCTCACAAAATTAGACATATTCATGAAGGCGCACCTACCATTCGAGCATCTGTGCCTACCCATGTGCGatgaaaaaacgaacaaggATAAATTACAAGTGAACTTCTTCTTCAAGCCAATGTACTTTTATTCGTTCCCATACAAAATTATACATGCATGGTATACGGGTCCCCTGCACATCTACTTGAAGCACCCAGACATTCCTGATTACATCAACTCAATATGTTTAAGAGAATCCTACactttaagaaggaaagaaattattttttgggATTGCGAAAATATCGTTATGCAAAGTGCACTCAAACTTAAGCAGCTTTTAAACTGCTCCGATGATTTCCTTTGCACCCCTTATGTGTCCCATATAATAGGAAAGCATTTGCTAATTAGAAAGCAATTCCTTTTAAAGAAtgttgataaaaaagaaaaagaaaattcctaa